The following proteins are co-located in the Acidicapsa acidisoli genome:
- a CDS encoding 5' nucleotidase, NT5C type, with translation MLRICVDMDEVMADTLSEHLRRYNEAFDENLVTDDLWGKGLWDVVANDRQGQLRAFLDADDFFADLTVMPDAPEVMRELAGRFEVFVATQAMTVPNSFGPKYRWLLRHFPFLPPTHFVFCGDKSILHADYLIDDLPRNLLRFHGTGILYSAPHNMAAEGFQRVANWREVAEYFANK, from the coding sequence TTGCTGAGAATCTGCGTGGACATGGATGAGGTGATGGCAGACACCCTCAGCGAACATTTGCGGCGCTACAACGAAGCATTTGACGAAAACCTCGTAACAGATGACCTCTGGGGCAAGGGACTTTGGGATGTGGTCGCGAATGACCGGCAGGGGCAGTTGCGAGCCTTTCTGGATGCGGACGATTTCTTCGCCGACTTGACGGTCATGCCAGATGCTCCCGAGGTAATGCGCGAGCTGGCGGGGCGATTTGAGGTGTTTGTGGCAACCCAGGCAATGACGGTCCCGAATTCCTTTGGCCCGAAGTATCGCTGGCTGTTGCGTCACTTCCCTTTTCTGCCGCCGACGCATTTTGTCTTCTGCGGAGATAAAAGCATCCTGCACGCCGACTACCTGATCGACGACTTGCCGCGCAACCTGCTGCGCTTCCATGGAACAGGAATTCTCTATTCGGCCCCGCACAACATGGCGGCTGAGGGATTCCAAAGAGTCGCAAACTGGCGCGAAGTGGCAGAATACTTCGCGAACAAATAG
- a CDS encoding TIGR01777 family oxidoreductase: MSGASGMLGSAVGAAVRRRGMRVLRLVRRQAQGPDELQWNPAAGQIGDAGQLEGISAAVHLSGANVASRRWTAAYKREMVESRVGTTRVLSEALARLKTPPQTLVTASAVGFYGDRGDEILDEDSQAGHGFFPELCSAWEAATRPAEDAGIRVVHLRFGMVIGPDSGAMARLAPLFRLGLGGQLGDGRQWMSWVSETDAVSAVLFALEISGISDAGERQLSGPVNVVAPEPITNSLFTQDFAHAVHRPAVLPAPAFALRLAFGEMADAALLASTRAVPKRLLDAGFVFAHPTLSEALAAALAS, from the coding sequence TTGAGCGGCGCTTCCGGCATGTTGGGGTCGGCGGTGGGGGCAGCGGTCCGGCGACGAGGGATGCGGGTGCTGCGGCTCGTCCGGCGACAGGCGCAGGGCCCTGATGAGCTGCAGTGGAATCCGGCTGCGGGCCAAATTGGAGACGCTGGCCAACTCGAAGGGATCAGCGCCGCAGTGCATCTTTCCGGAGCAAATGTCGCGTCGAGGCGTTGGACGGCGGCTTACAAGAGGGAGATGGTCGAGAGCCGGGTCGGAACGACTCGCGTTTTGTCCGAGGCGCTGGCGCGGTTGAAGACGCCGCCTCAGACACTTGTTACCGCATCCGCCGTGGGGTTTTACGGCGATAGGGGAGACGAGATCCTTGACGAAGACTCGCAAGCTGGACACGGCTTCTTTCCCGAACTCTGTTCGGCGTGGGAGGCCGCGACTCGTCCTGCGGAAGACGCCGGGATTCGCGTGGTGCACCTACGCTTCGGCATGGTGATCGGGCCAGATAGCGGAGCCATGGCGCGATTGGCGCCGCTCTTCCGGCTGGGACTTGGCGGCCAGTTGGGAGACGGCCGCCAGTGGATGAGTTGGGTGAGCGAAACGGACGCCGTCTCAGCGGTGCTATTTGCCCTTGAAATCTCTGGAATCTCTGATGCAGGAGAACGCCAACTCTCCGGCCCGGTCAATGTTGTCGCTCCGGAACCTATCACTAACTCCCTGTTTACACAGGACTTTGCGCACGCAGTGCACCGGCCCGCGGTGCTGCCCGCGCCAGCTTTTGCACTGCGTCTGGCCTTCGGAGAGATGGCGGATGCAGCGCTGCTTGCAAGCACGCGTGCCGTGCCGAAGCGGCTGCTTGACGCCGGATTTGTATTCGCACACCCAACCCTGTCGGAAGCTCTGGCTGCGGCGCTTGCGTCCTAA
- a CDS encoding helix-turn-helix domain-containing protein: MSDSAAVHMGTGMAAQVDSETAEQFIAEKHIGERIKRLRLKKSMGLVELGRHTGLSASFLSQLETGRVVPTLRNLARVAMVFSKDLSYFFEPEPQALFRVHRRKERVRLPQTGVDDPTYFFESLGYMVPDRLMDPYCAEFMPVKKPQDLRPHVHPGYEFLYVLQGELEIRHGDQASLMEAGDAVYFDASTPHAYLCSGKSPALALIVTMHQAQVPQPTMQLRPLGTALPGRPVPGAQMRPANSIPPTVSGASR, from the coding sequence ATGAGTGATTCCGCAGCAGTCCACATGGGAACTGGAATGGCGGCACAGGTCGATTCCGAGACTGCCGAGCAATTCATTGCCGAAAAACACATCGGAGAACGCATCAAGCGTCTACGCCTCAAGAAGTCGATGGGTCTCGTCGAGTTGGGCCGTCACACCGGCCTCTCTGCCAGCTTTCTTTCTCAGCTTGAAACGGGCCGCGTAGTTCCTACGTTGCGCAACCTGGCCCGAGTAGCGATGGTGTTCTCCAAGGATCTGTCCTACTTCTTTGAGCCCGAGCCGCAGGCGCTCTTCCGTGTGCACCGTCGCAAGGAGCGCGTCCGGCTGCCCCAGACCGGTGTCGACGATCCCACATACTTCTTTGAAAGTCTCGGCTATATGGTTCCTGACCGCCTCATGGACCCTTACTGCGCCGAGTTCATGCCAGTCAAAAAGCCTCAGGATCTGCGTCCCCACGTGCATCCGGGCTATGAATTTCTTTATGTTCTGCAGGGAGAACTCGAGATTCGGCATGGGGATCAGGCCTCGCTGATGGAAGCTGGTGACGCGGTCTATTTCGACGCCAGTACGCCGCATGCCTATCTCTGCTCCGGCAAGTCCCCTGCTCTCGCGCTTATTGTGACCATGCATCAGGCCCAAGTTCCGCAACCGACTATGCAGTTGCGCCCGCTGGGCACGGCTCTGCCTGGCCGCCCGGTACCAGGCGCGCAGATGCGACCAGCAAATTCGATACCTCCTACGGTTTCCGGCGCCAGCAGGTAA
- a CDS encoding fumarylacetoacetate hydrolase family protein: MKYCRFKSENGPENEPVFGQIEERDGDLWVTRSIPSPWLPDSRAVCEISPRRLSELQLLAPVAPSKIICVGRNYRDHAKELGNEVPAEPLLFFKPPSSLLASGGIIRKPKASARVDFEGELAVVIGKKARKLRRDEDLRPYIHGYTLANDVTARDLQKKDGQWTRAKGFDTFCPVGPFVETELDLAAGLTIETRVNGDVRQHGSTLDFIFPLPELLEYITAAITLEPGDLLLTGTPAGVGPLADGDVVEVSIPGLGKLSNPVQPDED, from the coding sequence ATGAAGTATTGCCGCTTCAAGTCGGAGAACGGCCCAGAGAACGAACCAGTTTTCGGGCAAATTGAGGAGCGCGATGGAGATCTCTGGGTCACCAGGTCGATCCCCTCACCGTGGCTGCCAGATAGTCGAGCAGTGTGCGAAATCAGTCCTCGCAGGCTTAGCGAACTCCAACTGCTCGCGCCCGTTGCGCCCTCCAAAATCATCTGCGTTGGCCGCAACTACCGCGACCACGCGAAGGAGTTAGGCAACGAGGTTCCTGCCGAACCGCTCCTGTTCTTCAAGCCGCCTTCGTCATTGCTGGCGTCAGGCGGCATCATCCGGAAACCAAAGGCCTCGGCTCGTGTTGATTTTGAGGGCGAGCTGGCGGTCGTCATCGGCAAGAAGGCGCGAAAGCTGCGCCGCGACGAGGATCTTCGGCCATATATCCACGGTTATACGCTGGCCAACGACGTGACCGCGCGCGATCTCCAGAAGAAAGACGGGCAGTGGACGCGGGCGAAGGGCTTCGACACATTTTGCCCGGTTGGCCCTTTCGTCGAGACTGAGCTGGATTTGGCCGCTGGCCTCACCATTGAAACCCGCGTGAATGGCGACGTGCGTCAGCATGGCTCGACGCTGGATTTCATCTTCCCACTGCCAGAATTGCTCGAATACATCACTGCGGCGATTACGCTCGAACCCGGGGATTTGCTTCTGACCGGTACTCCAGCAGGAGTCGGCCCATTGGCGGACGGCGATGTAGTCGAAGTGAGCATTCCGGGTCTGGGCAAGCTCTCGAACCCTGTGCAACCGGACGAGGATTGA
- a CDS encoding transaldolase — translation MSNLLEQLRKMTVVVADTGDMEAMEQFRPQDATTNPSLITAAAQMPQYQPIVDGVLLDALKELGDKADEKAVANLAFKRLAIAFGKKILDIVPGRVSTEVDARLSYNTEATIAQAREIIAEYDAAGIGRNRILVKIASTWEGIRAAEVLEKEGIHCNLTLLFGLHQAIACAEAGVTLISPFVGRILDWYKKDTGKDFHGADDPGVQSVTTIFNYFKKFGYKTVVMGASFRNIGEITELAGSDLLTISPHLLGELAATEGDLPRKLDPEAAKKLDIEKITIDHATFVKMHAADRMATDKLKEGIEGFSAALEKLEALLAKRITELEPVSAQ, via the coding sequence GTGTCGAATTTATTGGAACAACTGCGTAAAATGACCGTCGTCGTGGCCGACACGGGCGATATGGAGGCGATGGAGCAGTTTCGCCCTCAGGATGCAACCACTAACCCCTCGCTGATCACCGCCGCGGCTCAGATGCCGCAATATCAGCCCATCGTCGACGGCGTTCTGCTGGATGCGCTCAAGGAACTGGGCGATAAAGCAGACGAAAAAGCCGTTGCCAACCTGGCTTTCAAACGGCTCGCGATCGCATTCGGCAAGAAGATTCTCGACATCGTGCCCGGTCGCGTCTCGACTGAAGTCGATGCGCGCCTCTCGTACAACACGGAAGCCACCATCGCCCAGGCGCGCGAGATCATCGCGGAATACGACGCGGCAGGTATTGGCCGCAATCGCATCCTGGTGAAGATCGCTTCCACCTGGGAGGGCATCCGTGCCGCCGAGGTACTGGAGAAGGAAGGCATTCACTGCAACCTGACGCTGCTCTTCGGACTGCACCAGGCCATCGCCTGCGCCGAAGCAGGCGTAACGCTGATCTCGCCCTTTGTCGGGCGCATTCTGGACTGGTACAAGAAGGACACAGGCAAAGACTTCCACGGCGCGGACGATCCGGGCGTGCAGTCCGTGACGACGATCTTCAACTACTTCAAGAAGTTCGGCTACAAGACAGTGGTCATGGGCGCAAGCTTCCGTAATATCGGCGAGATCACAGAGTTGGCCGGTTCGGATCTGCTCACCATCTCTCCACATCTGCTGGGCGAACTGGCCGCGACCGAAGGCGATCTGCCGCGTAAGCTTGACCCGGAAGCCGCGAAGAAGCTGGACATCGAGAAGATCACCATCGATCACGCAACCTTCGTAAAGATGCATGCAGCCGACCGCATGGCCACCGACAAGCTCAAGGAAGGCATCGAAGGCTTCTCAGCCGCCCTCGAAAAGCTGGAGGCGCTGCTCGCTAAGCGGATCACTGAGCTGGAGCCGGTATCGGCACAGTAA
- a CDS encoding zinc ribbon domain-containing protein gives MNELAKETKQLVRLQAVELERTRLTTALKALPGEIAQADNLLKAAHKRVADADAGLKREELLRASLELEVATHQSKAKRFRGQMDTAKNAAQAAALEHEIKFAEAEIARLEDNELASMEKSEALDEERAKAFQLAGKLTETLGLIRARVGEQDVEFREQLDALKVEREALRSEIAAVDEGVRLAHFDRIAGMRGTGLARAEGQQCSGCRMGIRPQVWNQLRDGAVLNCESCSRILYFDPALEPAIPAKTAQSVKPDLGGSSIKRKQAGV, from the coding sequence ATGAATGAATTGGCGAAAGAGACAAAACAGCTGGTGCGGTTACAGGCGGTGGAGCTGGAACGAACGCGGCTCACAACAGCCCTGAAGGCTCTTCCAGGCGAAATAGCGCAGGCGGACAATCTGCTGAAGGCGGCCCACAAGCGCGTCGCCGACGCCGACGCCGGACTGAAACGCGAGGAACTTCTGCGGGCGAGCCTTGAACTGGAGGTTGCGACTCACCAGAGCAAGGCGAAGCGGTTTCGCGGCCAGATGGATACGGCGAAGAATGCTGCGCAGGCCGCCGCACTCGAACACGAAATCAAGTTTGCCGAAGCCGAGATTGCTCGGCTCGAAGACAACGAGCTGGCGAGCATGGAGAAGAGCGAAGCGCTGGACGAAGAGCGTGCCAAGGCGTTCCAACTGGCGGGCAAGCTTACGGAGACGCTAGGACTGATCCGGGCGCGGGTTGGCGAACAGGATGTGGAGTTTCGCGAGCAGCTGGATGCGCTCAAGGTAGAGCGCGAGGCTCTGAGGAGCGAGATCGCTGCGGTGGACGAGGGGGTACGGCTGGCCCACTTCGACCGCATTGCGGGTATGCGCGGAACCGGCCTGGCGCGGGCTGAAGGACAGCAGTGCTCAGGATGCCGGATGGGAATTCGGCCGCAGGTCTGGAACCAGTTGCGGGATGGAGCGGTGCTCAATTGCGAGTCGTGCAGCCGCATCTTATACTTTGATCCAGCGCTCGAACCGGCAATTCCGGCGAAGACAGCGCAGAGCGTAAAGCCAGATTTAGGCGGAAGCAGCATCAAGCGCAAACAAGCAGGAGTCTAG
- a CDS encoding TonB-dependent receptor plug domain-containing protein gives MCFKTLVLLAGISSSLILSAQTNSTCSVDLPQGKSETVVVLGSATPVPLAESPSAVLILPLRENALTLATPLDPLRSDASIFLEQRGSGGAQTDLTLRGGSFEQTLVLLNGFRINDSQASHHNLDLPVPLEAMDSIQVLHGAGSTLHGVDALSGAVDFLTAAPHADLLQLNAGVGSFGANEQSLLAELSHRNWSSRLTGSHNLSTGFATDRDYRNQTASNEDWIGSRLGLTDLLFAASDRSFGANQFYGDYPSWERTKGWFAGIRQEFGAQTQAVFAYRRHTDEYVLVRDDPTLYENNHIDGSWQASLRHTMPVASSSVVLMGIEADGDSIDSNNLGQHARNRAAGYLDLDLRRAKARWGLSAGVREEGFSGGLQTAFAPHLAGSYRLKNSIKVRASGGYGFRIPTYTDLYYSDPTTIGNPNLKPESAWSGDGGMDWNPGARLAISATGFYSRQHDAIDYVRASSTAPWQAVNLSGLHFSGVESSVTWLATKTQTIRIAWTSLFGAQSALHGLQSEYVFNYPVENAHVEWDAALGHQISLRNTVQVAQRYQQTAYPVWDMALTHDSGYRKWARIRPYLRLANLSNTGYQEIQGVAMPGRSITGGVSIRMGE, from the coding sequence ATGTGCTTCAAAACGCTGGTTTTGTTGGCTGGAATATCTTCCTCTCTCATTCTTTCCGCGCAGACCAATTCCACTTGTTCCGTCGACTTACCGCAGGGGAAGTCTGAAACTGTGGTGGTGCTCGGTTCGGCGACACCGGTGCCGCTGGCCGAGTCACCCAGCGCGGTGCTGATTCTGCCGCTTCGCGAAAATGCGCTTACGCTCGCTACGCCGCTCGATCCGCTGCGTAGCGACGCCTCGATCTTCCTCGAACAGCGCGGCTCCGGCGGTGCGCAGACTGATCTGACTCTGCGCGGCGGCAGCTTTGAGCAGACGCTCGTTTTGTTGAATGGCTTTCGTATCAACGACAGCCAGGCTTCGCACCATAACCTCGACCTGCCGGTACCGCTCGAAGCCATGGACTCGATTCAGGTCTTGCACGGCGCGGGATCGACGCTGCACGGAGTCGATGCCTTGAGTGGCGCGGTCGATTTTCTGACCGCGGCCCCGCACGCAGACCTGCTGCAACTCAACGCAGGCGTTGGGAGCTTCGGAGCCAACGAACAGTCCTTGCTCGCCGAGCTTTCGCACCGCAACTGGAGCAGCCGGCTTACCGGCAGCCACAACCTTTCGACTGGATTTGCGACGGACCGCGATTACCGCAATCAGACCGCATCGAATGAAGACTGGATCGGCTCGCGGCTGGGACTCACCGATCTGCTCTTCGCTGCGAGCGACCGGTCGTTTGGAGCCAATCAGTTTTATGGAGACTACCCCTCGTGGGAGCGCACAAAGGGCTGGTTTGCTGGGATACGGCAGGAGTTTGGAGCGCAGACCCAGGCTGTATTCGCTTATCGGCGGCACACAGATGAATATGTGCTAGTGCGCGACGATCCGACGCTCTACGAAAACAATCACATCGACGGCTCCTGGCAGGCTTCGCTGCGCCACACGATGCCGGTTGCGTCTTCCTCTGTGGTGCTGATGGGCATCGAGGCTGATGGTGACAGCATTGACAGCAACAACCTTGGGCAACATGCGCGCAATCGCGCTGCTGGCTATCTTGACCTGGACCTGCGGCGAGCCAAAGCGCGTTGGGGCTTGTCGGCAGGCGTGCGGGAAGAGGGATTTTCCGGAGGCTTGCAGACCGCTTTTGCGCCTCACCTGGCGGGCAGTTATCGACTTAAGAATTCGATCAAGGTGCGGGCCAGTGGTGGTTATGGATTTCGCATTCCAACTTATACGGACTTGTATTACTCCGACCCGACGACGATCGGTAATCCTAACCTCAAGCCGGAATCTGCATGGAGTGGAGACGGTGGCATGGATTGGAATCCGGGCGCGCGGCTGGCTATCTCAGCTACAGGGTTTTACTCGCGGCAACATGATGCAATTGACTACGTACGCGCCTCGTCGACGGCACCTTGGCAGGCTGTCAATCTCAGCGGACTGCACTTTTCCGGTGTGGAGTCATCGGTGACCTGGCTTGCAACAAAGACGCAGACGATCCGAATCGCGTGGACCAGCCTTTTCGGCGCGCAGAGCGCATTGCATGGCCTGCAATCGGAGTATGTCTTTAACTATCCCGTGGAAAATGCGCATGTCGAATGGGACGCCGCGCTTGGCCATCAGATTTCTTTGCGCAACACGGTCCAGGTGGCGCAGCGTTATCAGCAGACAGCCTATCCAGTGTGGGATATGGCGCTGACGCATGATTCGGGTTACAGAAAATGGGCCAGAATTCGCCCCTATCTGCGTCTGGCCAACCTGAGCAACACCGGTTATCAGGAGATTCAGGGCGTCGCGATGCCGGGCCGCTCGATCACTGGTGGCGTTTCGATCCGGATGGGTGAGTAG
- a CDS encoding VOC family protein, with protein sequence MSVTNSVNNRKINYVEFVSSDIERSKQFYATVFGWSFEDWGPDYISFSASGSGIDCGFRKGDAQTGTPLVVIYATDLAVTEQAIVAAGGSITVPTFEFPGGRRFHFNDGAGNDLAVWSE encoded by the coding sequence ATGTCTGTGACCAATTCCGTGAACAATCGCAAGATCAACTATGTCGAGTTTGTTTCCTCAGATATCGAGCGAAGCAAGCAGTTTTATGCAACCGTTTTTGGCTGGAGCTTTGAGGACTGGGGGCCGGATTACATCAGCTTCAGTGCCTCCGGTTCGGGCATTGATTGCGGCTTTCGCAAAGGCGATGCGCAGACCGGCACGCCGCTCGTGGTGATCTATGCAACGGACCTTGCGGTCACGGAGCAAGCCATTGTTGCCGCAGGCGGAAGCATCACGGTGCCCACCTTTGAATTTCCGGGCGGCCGTCGTTTTCACTTCAACGATGGCGCAGGCAACGATCTTGCTGTCTGGTCGGAATAA
- a CDS encoding fibronectin type III domain-containing protein: MRFVPNAGAPLNRSLKNRKPLIAIAFAGLAEAILLSGCGTPGAPQPPSLKLPERVTDLTAVRAGNNVVLHWTNPKKTTDHLLMQGSIKAAVCRREGSGNCLPAGEISVAPSKDGEFRETLPAPLAGGAPRELDYFIELKSPKGRSAGLSNSAPVLAGQAPGAIGGLSAEVRADGVALGWSPDQSDSQIGEQTSPRTGGVRLHRKLLNPPAATEKKQQSGPMAPATEPVLRDLFVDAPKDGQPTGALDKTAHFGEIYEYTAQRVVEVSTNGVDGKKSLELAGEISAPIRVDVVDTFPPSVPRGLVAVPVPDEKTIDLSWQPDTEEDLAGYIVYRAESDGEWKRISGPQPLEGPAFRDQTVAAGHSYRYAVSAIDLTGHESKRSVEAQEAMPESEPNPNE; this comes from the coding sequence ATGAGATTTGTGCCCAACGCAGGCGCGCCTTTGAACCGCTCGCTGAAGAACCGGAAACCGCTGATCGCAATCGCCTTCGCCGGACTAGCCGAGGCCATTCTGCTGAGCGGCTGCGGGACACCCGGGGCTCCGCAGCCGCCCTCTCTGAAACTGCCGGAGCGCGTCACGGACCTGACCGCAGTGCGCGCCGGAAACAATGTAGTGCTGCATTGGACTAACCCCAAGAAGACCACCGATCACCTCCTGATGCAGGGATCCATCAAGGCTGCAGTCTGCCGTCGCGAGGGGTCTGGAAATTGTCTGCCTGCGGGCGAGATTTCCGTGGCTCCGAGCAAGGATGGAGAGTTTCGCGAAACCCTGCCGGCACCGCTCGCCGGCGGTGCGCCGCGTGAGCTCGATTACTTTATCGAATTGAAGAGCCCGAAGGGCCGGTCGGCTGGACTATCAAATTCCGCTCCGGTGCTCGCCGGTCAAGCTCCTGGGGCGATTGGAGGGCTTTCGGCTGAGGTTCGCGCAGATGGGGTTGCGTTGGGCTGGAGCCCCGATCAGTCAGACAGCCAAATCGGCGAGCAAACCAGCCCGAGAACCGGAGGAGTACGGCTGCACCGCAAGCTCCTGAATCCCCCCGCCGCGACGGAGAAAAAGCAGCAGAGCGGTCCGATGGCGCCAGCAACAGAGCCAGTGCTGCGCGATCTCTTCGTGGACGCACCGAAGGACGGTCAGCCAACCGGCGCGCTGGATAAGACGGCGCACTTCGGCGAAATCTACGAATACACTGCGCAGCGGGTGGTCGAGGTTTCGACCAATGGAGTAGATGGAAAGAAATCGCTCGAGCTGGCAGGGGAAATCTCCGCGCCCATTCGCGTGGATGTTGTGGATACCTTTCCACCATCCGTACCGCGAGGTCTGGTCGCGGTGCCCGTGCCGGATGAAAAGACCATTGACCTGTCCTGGCAACCGGATACAGAAGAAGATCTTGCAGGTTACATCGTGTATCGAGCCGAGTCCGATGGCGAATGGAAGCGAATATCAGGGCCGCAGCCGCTCGAAGGACCCGCTTTTCGCGACCAGACAGTCGCAGCCGGACACAGCTACCGATACGCCGTAAGTGCGATTGACCTGACCGGACACGAGAGCAAACGCTCGGTCGAAGCGCAGGAAGCGATGCCAGAATCCGAACCAAACCCTAATGAATAA